From the Gordonia bronchialis DSM 43247 genome, one window contains:
- a CDS encoding 3'(2'),5'-bisphosphate nucleotidase CysQ has protein sequence MTDDRALAGDLATAAGELLLDVRANSGLAGKELGRAGDLRSNDFLLERLRAQRPDDAVLSEESADDKSRLSAPRVWIVDPVDGTREYGTEGRSDWAVHVALWSSSGGLIAGAVALPALGVTYVDDAEPVEPVDGLAAEPKGETIRVVVSGSRPPAFSQAVADALGGEVLQMGSAGAKAMAVVRGEADAYVHAGGQYEWDSAAPVAVARAKGLWCGRIDGSELVYNRDDTYLPDLVICRPEFTDTIIGVTAPYA, from the coding sequence GTGACCGACGACCGCGCACTGGCCGGTGACCTCGCCACCGCAGCCGGGGAATTGCTGCTCGACGTGCGGGCCAACTCTGGTCTGGCCGGCAAAGAACTCGGCCGGGCCGGAGATCTGCGCTCCAATGACTTTCTCCTGGAACGGTTGCGGGCGCAGCGGCCCGACGACGCCGTGCTCTCCGAGGAGTCGGCCGACGACAAGTCGCGGCTGTCCGCCCCGCGCGTCTGGATCGTCGACCCCGTCGACGGGACCCGTGAGTACGGCACCGAAGGCCGCTCGGATTGGGCTGTGCACGTGGCGCTCTGGTCGTCCTCGGGTGGACTGATCGCGGGTGCGGTCGCCCTGCCCGCGCTCGGTGTGACCTACGTCGATGACGCCGAACCCGTCGAACCCGTGGACGGGCTGGCCGCCGAACCCAAAGGCGAGACCATCCGGGTGGTGGTCAGTGGCTCACGACCACCGGCGTTCTCGCAGGCGGTCGCCGACGCCCTGGGTGGTGAGGTCCTGCAGATGGGGTCGGCCGGTGCCAAGGCGATGGCCGTGGTGCGCGGCGAAGCCGACGCCTACGTCCACGCCGGCGGACAGTATGAATGGGATTCCGCCGCCCCGGTTGCGGTCGCCCGGGCAAAAGGGTTGTGGTGCGGGCGAATCGACGGTTCGGAGTTGGTCTACAACCGCGACGACACGTATCTGCCGGACCTGGTGATCTGCCGTCCAGAGTTCACCGACACCATCATCGGGGTGACGGCGCCGTACGCGTGA
- a CDS encoding NAD(P)H-dependent amine dehydrogenase family protein, translating to MTLRVVEWSTGTVGRHAIAGIDIRPDLELVGVWVSDPAKVGRDAGELAGLGRELGVIATNDRDALIALKPDCIVHTAMTDDRIFEAIEDLIFFLESGINVVSSGPVVLQFPHGILPADMIARIDDAGRSGNASLHVNGIDPGFANDVLPLSMTSLSQRIDEVRCLEIADYSTYYQPVVMSSIFGFGQPMDTTPMLFTPGVLSMAWGPVVRQIAAGLDLTLDEPLVERVDRVAADRDYSTVSVEIPEGTMAAVRFEVAGQVDGVDRVVLEHITRTHPDQCPQWPTPLQGDGSYRIVISGEPQMQVEFAHHGEHGDHNVSGMIVTAMRLVNSVAAVVDAEPGLVTALDLPQVWGRGLVAGRASVSTS from the coding sequence ATGACACTTCGTGTGGTCGAGTGGTCGACCGGAACCGTGGGCAGGCATGCGATCGCCGGGATCGACATCCGGCCCGACCTCGAATTGGTCGGCGTCTGGGTCTCCGACCCGGCCAAGGTGGGCCGCGACGCCGGTGAACTGGCCGGCCTCGGGCGCGAGCTGGGTGTGATCGCGACCAACGACCGCGATGCGCTCATCGCGTTGAAACCCGACTGCATCGTGCATACCGCCATGACCGATGACCGCATCTTCGAGGCCATCGAGGATCTGATCTTCTTCCTGGAGTCGGGGATCAACGTGGTCTCCAGCGGGCCGGTGGTACTGCAGTTCCCGCACGGCATCCTGCCCGCGGACATGATCGCGCGCATCGACGATGCCGGGCGCAGCGGGAATGCCAGTCTGCACGTCAACGGCATCGACCCCGGATTCGCCAACGATGTTCTGCCACTGTCGATGACGAGCCTTTCCCAGCGCATCGACGAGGTGCGGTGCCTGGAGATCGCCGACTATTCGACCTACTACCAGCCGGTCGTCATGTCCTCGATCTTCGGCTTCGGGCAGCCCATGGACACCACACCGATGCTGTTCACGCCGGGAGTGTTGTCGATGGCGTGGGGGCCGGTGGTGCGTCAGATCGCCGCCGGCCTGGACCTCACGCTCGACGAGCCGCTCGTCGAGCGCGTCGATCGCGTGGCCGCCGACCGCGACTATTCGACGGTGTCGGTCGAGATTCCCGAGGGCACCATGGCGGCCGTACGCTTCGAGGTCGCCGGGCAGGTCGACGGCGTCGATCGCGTTGTCCTCGAACACATCACACGCACCCACCCGGACCAGTGCCCGCAGTGGCCCACGCCCCTGCAGGGGGATGGCAGCTATCGCATCGTCATCTCCGGCGAACCGCAGATGCAGGTGGAGTTCGCCCACCACGGCGAGCACGGCGACCACAACGTGTCCGGGATGATCGTCACCGCCATGCGCCTGGTGAATTCGGTTGCGGCCGTGGTGGATGCCGAGCCCGGCCTGGTCACCGCGCTGGATCTGCCGCAGGTGTGGGGGCGGGGGCTGGTGGCCGGGCGTGCGTCCGTGTCGACGTCGTAG
- the cysD gene encoding sulfate adenylyltransferase subunit CysD has product MGPDQGSATGANATRTYELSHLEALEAESVHIFREVAATFERPVLLFSGGKDSVVMFHLARKAFWPAPIPFPLMHVDTGHNFDEVIEFRDRVVSETGVRLLVSSVQEDIDAGRVVEPTGPGASRNRLQTTALLRGITENRFDAVFGGARRDEEKARAKERVFSFRDEFGAWDPRRQRPELWNLYNGRHNRGEHIRVFPLSNWTELDIWSYIADEDIALPSIYYAHRREVIPRDGMLLAKTRFLESLPGEEVRTETVRFRTVGDATCTGCVLSEADTNERVIAEVEATRLTERGATRADDRISESGMEDRKKEGYF; this is encoded by the coding sequence ATGGGACCGGACCAGGGGTCCGCGACGGGTGCGAATGCGACGCGCACCTATGAACTCAGCCATCTCGAAGCGCTCGAAGCCGAATCGGTGCACATCTTCCGAGAGGTCGCCGCCACCTTCGAGCGGCCCGTGCTGCTGTTCTCCGGTGGCAAGGACTCGGTGGTCATGTTCCACCTGGCGCGCAAGGCATTCTGGCCGGCGCCGATACCGTTCCCGCTGATGCACGTCGACACCGGACACAACTTCGACGAGGTCATCGAGTTCCGTGACCGCGTGGTCTCCGAGACCGGGGTGCGACTGTTGGTCAGTTCGGTCCAGGAAGACATCGACGCGGGGCGGGTGGTGGAACCCACCGGTCCGGGTGCGAGCCGAAATCGGTTGCAGACCACCGCATTGCTGCGTGGCATCACCGAGAACCGCTTCGACGCCGTGTTCGGTGGTGCCCGCCGCGACGAGGAGAAGGCGCGCGCGAAGGAACGGGTGTTCAGTTTCCGCGACGAGTTCGGCGCGTGGGATCCGCGGCGTCAGCGTCCCGAGCTATGGAATCTGTACAACGGCAGGCACAACCGCGGCGAACACATTCGGGTGTTTCCGCTGTCCAACTGGACCGAGCTCGACATCTGGAGCTATATCGCCGACGAGGACATCGCGCTGCCGTCGATCTACTACGCCCATCGGCGTGAGGTGATTCCGCGGGATGGCATGCTGCTGGCCAAAACGCGCTTCCTGGAATCACTTCCGGGGGAAGAGGTCCGGACGGAAACGGTGCGCTTCCGCACCGTCGGCGACGCGACCTGTACCGGATGTGTGCTCTCCGAAGCCGACACCAACGAGCGTGTGATCGCCGAGGTCGAGGCCACCCGCCTGACCGAGCGGGGCGCCACACGGGCCGACGACCGGATCTCGGAATCGGGGATGGAAGACCGTAAGAAGGAAGGGTACTTCTGA
- the cysC gene encoding adenylyl-sulfate kinase, protein MSLAPSASGLHTGTGMEMLRLATAGSVDDGKSTLIGRLLYDSKSIFTDQLESIERTSAERGDEYANLALLTDGLRAEREQGITIDVAYRYFSTPRRKFIIADTPGHVQYTRNMVTGASTADLAMILIDARKGVLEQTRRHAFLSSLLGIPHLTICVNKMDLVDWSQERFDEICSEFVNFATKLNVSDLTFIPLSALRGDNVVDSSSHMPWYEGRPLLSHLENVYIASDRNLIDARMSVQYVIRPQRADGADHRAYAGTIAGGVFSRGDEVVVLPSGFSTTITDIWGPGGAAIDEAFASMAVSVELADEIDIVRGDMLARPNNRPFVGRDLDAMVCWFADDTELRVGNRYQLLCGTRMTRAQISGFNYRLDVNTLHRDESAETLQLNEIARVAVHTQEPVMFDAYARNRETGSFILIDEATNKTVGAGMITAPVRHDSHVVWQSSKVSREQRPHRGATIWLTGLSGSGKSSLAVEIERRLVAQGHPAYLMDGDNLRHGLNSDLGFSDDDRRENIRRTSEVAALFADSGAVAIVSLISPFADERQRAREIHAERGLPFFEIFVDTPIELCEQRDPKGLYAKARRGEISQFTGIDSPYERPDHAEIVVTPHDGEPADVADAVLRNLGL, encoded by the coding sequence ATGTCTCTGGCACCGTCGGCGAGCGGGTTGCACACCGGCACCGGGATGGAGATGCTGCGCCTGGCCACCGCGGGTTCGGTGGACGACGGCAAATCGACCCTGATCGGCCGACTGCTTTATGACTCGAAGTCGATCTTCACCGATCAGCTCGAGTCGATCGAACGCACGAGTGCCGAGCGTGGCGACGAGTACGCCAACCTCGCGCTCCTCACCGACGGCCTGCGCGCAGAACGCGAGCAGGGCATCACGATTGACGTCGCCTACCGCTACTTTTCCACGCCCAGGCGGAAATTCATCATCGCCGACACCCCAGGACACGTGCAGTACACCCGCAACATGGTGACCGGAGCGTCCACGGCAGACCTCGCCATGATCCTCATCGATGCGCGCAAGGGCGTACTGGAACAGACCCGCAGGCATGCATTCCTCTCGTCGTTGCTGGGAATCCCGCACCTGACCATCTGCGTCAACAAGATGGACCTGGTGGACTGGTCGCAGGAGAGATTCGACGAGATCTGTTCGGAGTTCGTGAATTTCGCCACCAAGCTGAACGTCTCCGACCTCACCTTCATACCGCTGTCGGCGTTGCGCGGCGACAATGTGGTGGACTCCTCGTCACACATGCCCTGGTATGAGGGCAGGCCGCTGCTCAGTCACCTCGAGAACGTGTACATCGCCTCGGACCGCAACCTCATCGACGCCCGGATGTCGGTGCAGTACGTGATCCGGCCGCAGCGGGCCGACGGTGCCGACCACCGCGCCTACGCGGGCACCATCGCCGGCGGCGTGTTCTCCCGTGGCGACGAGGTCGTCGTTCTCCCAAGCGGATTCAGCACCACCATCACCGATATCTGGGGGCCGGGCGGCGCCGCGATCGATGAGGCCTTCGCGTCCATGGCGGTGTCGGTGGAACTCGCCGACGAGATCGACATCGTGCGCGGGGACATGCTCGCCCGACCCAACAACCGGCCGTTCGTGGGCCGCGATCTCGACGCCATGGTGTGCTGGTTCGCCGACGACACCGAGTTGCGGGTGGGCAACCGGTATCAGCTGCTGTGCGGAACGCGCATGACCCGTGCGCAGATCTCCGGGTTCAACTATCGGCTCGACGTCAACACCCTGCATCGTGATGAGAGCGCGGAGACATTGCAGCTCAACGAGATCGCACGAGTGGCGGTGCACACGCAAGAACCTGTCATGTTCGACGCCTACGCCCGCAACCGGGAGACCGGAAGCTTCATCCTGATCGACGAGGCCACCAACAAGACGGTCGGGGCGGGCATGATTACCGCACCTGTGCGCCATGACAGCCACGTGGTCTGGCAGTCCAGCAAGGTCTCACGCGAACAGCGGCCGCACCGCGGTGCGACCATCTGGCTCACCGGGCTATCCGGTTCCGGGAAGTCGTCGCTGGCAGTGGAAATCGAGCGCCGGCTGGTGGCGCAGGGCCATCCCGCCTATCTCATGGACGGCGACAACCTGCGGCACGGTCTGAACTCCGACCTGGGTTTCTCCGATGACGACCGGCGGGAGAACATCCGCCGGACCAGCGAGGTGGCCGCTTTGTTCGCCGACTCGGGTGCGGTAGCGATCGTGTCGCTGATCTCGCCATTCGCCGACGAGCGGCAACGGGCACGTGAGATCCATGCCGAGCGCGGCCTGCCGTTCTTCGAGATCTTCGTCGACACCCCCATCGAACTTTGCGAGCAACGTGATCCGAAAGGCTTGTACGCCAAGGCGCGTCGTGGTGAGATCAGTCAATTCACCGGCATCGATTCGCCCTACGAGCGACCAGATCATGCCGAGATCGTGGTGACGCCGCACGACGGTGAACCGGCCGATGTGGCCGATGCGGTACTCCGTAACCTGGGCTTGTGA
- the eccA gene encoding type VII secretion AAA-ATPase EccA: MADIRKARALFELGVLSLNIPVEGQEPVHDPAQAAKAFTRATEWDPSVGDAWIGRLACGDASNEVLLGLYRTRATIGAEQRRLGLPPRTLVGRWYTGMFIDYPASDAVEATAAYAASLIAGHDYAGAEQVLDDVPPSAVVPILDFIRALLHLRTQRWPDVLTALISSDRWGDTCMQAVADHMAGSACIQLGMLGEGMRRLQRAIDGPIPACTTRAMYAFGLALREQGHEEKAKALFEQVFARDPSMTAANDALRSPSIRLTVTTPEAIAERTDRWDPASVPARGESVMADSAPELDEMVTDAQRELSRQIGLESVKEQVAKLQSASTLARVRADRGLATSARSLHLAFTGPPGTGKTTIARIVAKIYCGLGFIKSDKVIEATRRDMVGEHLGSTAIKTSALIDSAMDGVLFIDEAYTLIQQGLSGGDAFGREAVDTLLARMEDDRDRLVVIIAGYDAEIDRFLAANDGLSSRFARRIRFDSYTPNELARIGEFIARQRDSLLTSDAVTELEAACTPLYHDLRTEGSLVRRASDLAGNGRFIRNIIEAAEEEREYRLSAQGDFASLSEEDLMRIEARDVRAALTGVLSGLSH; encoded by the coding sequence GTGGCCGACATCCGCAAGGCGAGGGCACTCTTCGAACTCGGCGTGCTCTCCCTCAACATTCCCGTCGAAGGCCAGGAACCGGTGCACGACCCGGCCCAGGCGGCCAAGGCCTTCACCCGCGCCACCGAATGGGACCCGTCGGTGGGTGACGCCTGGATCGGGCGCCTGGCCTGCGGCGACGCCAGCAACGAGGTACTGCTGGGTCTCTACCGCACCCGCGCCACCATCGGCGCCGAGCAGCGCCGGCTGGGTCTACCGCCGCGCACCCTGGTCGGACGCTGGTACACCGGCATGTTCATCGACTACCCCGCCTCCGATGCCGTCGAGGCCACCGCCGCCTACGCTGCGAGCCTCATCGCCGGCCACGACTACGCCGGAGCCGAGCAGGTGCTCGACGACGTGCCACCGTCGGCCGTCGTGCCGATCCTCGACTTTATCCGGGCGCTGCTGCATCTGCGCACCCAGCGCTGGCCCGACGTCCTGACCGCGTTGATCTCGTCGGACCGCTGGGGCGACACCTGCATGCAGGCGGTGGCCGACCACATGGCCGGCAGCGCATGCATCCAGCTGGGCATGCTCGGCGAAGGGATGCGCCGACTACAGCGGGCGATCGACGGCCCGATCCCGGCCTGCACCACGCGCGCCATGTACGCCTTCGGGCTCGCGCTGCGTGAGCAGGGTCATGAGGAGAAGGCGAAAGCGCTCTTCGAGCAGGTCTTCGCCCGTGACCCGTCGATGACCGCGGCCAACGACGCCCTGCGCTCCCCCTCCATCCGGCTCACCGTCACCACCCCGGAGGCCATCGCCGAACGCACCGACCGGTGGGATCCGGCGTCGGTCCCGGCGCGCGGCGAGTCGGTGATGGCCGATAGCGCCCCCGAACTCGACGAGATGGTCACCGACGCCCAGCGCGAACTGTCCCGCCAGATCGGGCTCGAGTCGGTGAAGGAGCAGGTCGCCAAACTCCAGTCGGCGTCGACGCTGGCCCGGGTGCGCGCCGATCGTGGCCTGGCCACCTCGGCCCGCAGCCTGCATCTCGCCTTCACCGGGCCGCCCGGTACCGGCAAGACGACGATCGCGCGGATCGTCGCAAAGATCTACTGCGGACTGGGATTCATCAAGTCCGACAAGGTCATCGAGGCGACCCGCCGCGACATGGTCGGCGAGCATCTGGGCAGCACCGCGATCAAGACATCGGCGCTCATCGATTCGGCGATGGACGGAGTGCTGTTCATCGACGAGGCCTACACGCTGATCCAGCAGGGACTCTCCGGCGGTGACGCCTTCGGCCGCGAGGCCGTCGACACGCTGCTCGCCCGAATGGAGGACGACCGCGATCGGCTCGTGGTGATCATCGCCGGCTACGACGCCGAGATCGACCGATTCCTGGCCGCCAACGACGGCTTGTCCTCCCGCTTCGCGCGCCGGATCCGGTTCGATTCCTACACGCCGAACGAACTCGCCCGGATCGGTGAATTCATTGCTCGGCAACGTGATTCGCTACTCACCTCCGATGCCGTCACCGAACTCGAGGCGGCCTGCACACCGCTCTATCACGATCTGCGAACCGAGGGTTCGCTGGTTCGCCGCGCCAGCGACCTCGCCGGCAACGGACGCTTCATCCGCAACATCATCGAGGCGGCCGAAGAAGAACGCGAGTATCGCCTGTCCGCGCAAGGCGACTTCGCATCGCTCTCCGAGGAGGATCTGATGCGGATCGAGGCGCGCGACGTTCGTGCGGCGCTTACCGGGGTATTGTCAGGGCTCAGCCACTGA
- a CDS encoding glycerophosphodiester phosphodiesterase translates to MFRRHDPDDVPGAPLHLDHDGHRTRIKWHRARRRPDDPPFTARRIIEAMRLGASVEVDLVLHADRGYAVLHDRTVDRATTGVGRVADLSAAQLREVSLRSNRGRPLYQRVLLLEDLASLLADVEVAPDALLQLDFKEDAAALDDVAVEVFATAVAPFARNAILSCGDAEAVRILTDAAPGIRIGYDPCHHGAADAAMRSRDFDAFVRAAVTASPRAEMVYLENRLILDADRLAFDIIGAFHDAGRLVDGYTVNRVDRKSIPMIRRLIDLRVDQITTDDAEALAALG, encoded by the coding sequence ATGTTTCGACGACACGATCCCGACGATGTGCCAGGAGCACCGCTGCACCTCGACCACGACGGGCACCGTACCCGCATCAAGTGGCATCGGGCGCGCCGCCGGCCCGACGATCCGCCGTTCACCGCACGCCGCATCATCGAGGCGATGCGTCTGGGCGCCAGCGTCGAGGTCGACCTCGTCCTGCACGCCGACCGCGGCTACGCCGTCCTCCACGATCGCACCGTCGACCGTGCGACGACAGGTGTGGGCCGGGTGGCGGATCTGTCGGCGGCACAGTTGCGTGAGGTCTCGCTACGGTCCAATCGCGGACGCCCGCTCTATCAGCGGGTGCTCTTGCTCGAGGATCTCGCCTCGTTGCTCGCCGATGTCGAGGTCGCGCCGGATGCCCTGCTGCAGTTGGACTTCAAGGAGGATGCCGCAGCCCTCGACGACGTCGCGGTCGAGGTGTTCGCCACCGCGGTGGCCCCGTTCGCCCGTAACGCCATCCTCTCCTGCGGAGACGCGGAGGCGGTGCGCATCCTCACCGACGCCGCCCCCGGCATCCGGATCGGTTACGACCCTTGCCATCACGGAGCCGCCGACGCGGCAATGCGCAGCCGCGACTTCGATGCCTTCGTCAGGGCGGCGGTGACGGCGTCGCCGCGGGCCGAGATGGTCTACCTGGAGAACCGACTCATCCTCGACGCCGACCGGCTCGCCTTCGACATCATCGGGGCGTTTCACGACGCCGGCCGGCTGGTCGACGGCTACACCGTGAATCGTGTTGACCGCAAGTCAATCCCGATGATCCGACGCCTCATCGACCTGCGTGTCGACCAGATCACCACCGACGATGCGGAAGCGCTCGCCGCCCTCGGTTGA
- the purL gene encoding phosphoribosylformylglycinamidine synthase subunit PurL, giving the protein MDTVSIAAQTPDQPQPFRELGLKDDEYARIREILGRRPTDAELAMYSVMWSEHCSYKSSKVHLRYFGETTTDEMRAGMLAGIGENAGVVDVGDGWAVTFKVESHNHPSYVEPYQGAATGVGGIVRDIMAMGARPIAVMDQLRFGPADAPDTRRVVDGVVRGVGGYGNSLGLPNVGGETVFDASYAGNPLVNALCAGVLRTEDLHLAFASGAGNKIILFGARTGLDGIGGVSVLASETFDDEGDSSGPNRKKLPSVQVGDPFTEKVLIECCLELYHAGLVVGIQDLGGAGLSCATSELAAAGDGGMHIDLEKVPMRAVGMTPAEVLSSESQERMCAVVTPDNVEKFLEVCRKWDVLATVIGEVTDGDHLVITWHGETVVDAPPRTIALEGPVYERPVARPDWQDTVIASTTEPLERPATPDELRETLLRLLASPALCSRKFITEQYDRYVRGNTVLAENADSGMIRIDEKTGRGIALATDASGRYTFLDPYRGAQLALAEAYRNVAVSGAAPKAVTNCLNFGSPEDPAVMWQFQQAVRGLADGCAQLGIPVTGGNVSFYNQTGSTAILPTPVVGVLGVIDDVRRRIPTGIGTEPGETLILLGETRDEFDGSIWAQVTHDHLGGVPPQVDLERERLIGEILVAGSRDGLISAAHDVSEGGLIQTVVEAALAGETGCRILLPEDADPFVWLFSESAGRVLVAVPRTEESRFVGMLDARQMPWTRIGVVDQGSDSVEVQDHFSVTLDELRRTYEATLPSLFG; this is encoded by the coding sequence GTGGATACCGTCTCGATCGCCGCCCAGACTCCCGACCAACCGCAGCCCTTCCGCGAACTCGGTCTCAAGGACGACGAGTACGCGCGGATTCGCGAGATCCTCGGCCGACGACCCACCGACGCCGAGCTGGCGATGTACTCGGTGATGTGGTCTGAGCACTGCAGTTACAAGTCGTCCAAGGTGCATCTGCGCTACTTCGGCGAGACCACCACCGATGAGATGCGCGCGGGCATGCTCGCCGGGATCGGGGAGAACGCCGGCGTCGTCGACGTGGGTGACGGGTGGGCGGTCACCTTCAAGGTGGAGTCGCACAACCACCCGAGTTACGTGGAGCCCTATCAGGGCGCGGCGACCGGCGTGGGCGGCATCGTCCGCGACATCATGGCGATGGGCGCACGGCCGATCGCGGTGATGGATCAGCTGCGCTTCGGACCGGCCGACGCCCCGGACACGCGACGTGTCGTCGACGGTGTGGTGCGTGGCGTCGGTGGCTACGGCAACTCGCTGGGTCTGCCCAATGTGGGCGGCGAGACCGTCTTCGACGCCAGCTATGCGGGCAACCCGCTCGTCAATGCGTTGTGCGCGGGGGTGCTGCGCACCGAGGATCTGCATCTGGCGTTCGCGTCGGGTGCCGGCAACAAGATCATCCTGTTCGGCGCGCGGACCGGCCTCGACGGGATCGGTGGCGTCTCAGTGCTGGCGTCGGAGACCTTTGACGACGAAGGGGATTCATCCGGGCCCAATCGTAAGAAGCTGCCGAGTGTGCAGGTGGGCGATCCGTTTACCGAGAAGGTGCTCATCGAGTGTTGCCTCGAGCTCTATCACGCCGGGCTGGTGGTGGGTATCCAGGATCTCGGTGGTGCTGGATTGTCCTGTGCCACATCGGAACTGGCTGCCGCGGGTGATGGTGGCATGCATATCGACCTGGAGAAGGTGCCGATGCGCGCGGTCGGGATGACCCCGGCCGAGGTGCTCTCCAGCGAGTCGCAGGAGCGGATGTGTGCGGTGGTCACCCCGGACAACGTCGAGAAGTTTCTCGAGGTCTGCCGCAAGTGGGATGTGCTCGCGACCGTCATCGGCGAGGTCACCGACGGTGACCATCTCGTCATCACCTGGCACGGGGAGACGGTCGTCGATGCGCCGCCGCGCACCATCGCCCTCGAAGGCCCGGTCTACGAGCGTCCCGTCGCTCGCCCCGACTGGCAGGACACGGTGATCGCGTCGACCACCGAACCGCTCGAACGGCCGGCCACGCCCGACGAACTGCGGGAGACGCTGCTGAGGCTGCTGGCGTCGCCGGCTCTGTGTAGCCGCAAGTTCATCACCGAGCAGTACGACCGGTACGTGCGCGGCAACACGGTGCTCGCCGAGAATGCCGATTCCGGGATGATCCGGATCGACGAGAAGACCGGCCGCGGCATCGCTCTCGCGACGGATGCGTCGGGCCGCTACACCTTCCTCGATCCCTATCGCGGTGCGCAGCTCGCGCTCGCCGAGGCATACCGCAACGTCGCCGTCTCCGGTGCGGCGCCCAAGGCCGTGACCAACTGCCTCAACTTCGGGTCCCCGGAGGATCCTGCCGTGATGTGGCAGTTCCAGCAGGCCGTACGCGGTCTGGCCGACGGCTGCGCACAACTGGGCATCCCGGTCACCGGCGGCAACGTCAGCTTCTACAACCAGACCGGTTCGACGGCCATCCTGCCGACGCCGGTGGTGGGGGTACTCGGGGTCATCGACGACGTCCGCCGGCGCATCCCGACCGGAATCGGCACCGAGCCGGGCGAGACGCTCATCCTGCTCGGCGAGACCCGCGACGAATTCGACGGCTCGATCTGGGCACAGGTCACCCACGATCATCTCGGCGGGGTGCCGCCGCAGGTGGACCTCGAGCGGGAACGGCTGATCGGGGAGATCTTGGTGGCCGGTTCGCGTGACGGGCTCATCTCGGCAGCCCACGACGTCAGCGAGGGCGGTCTGATCCAGACCGTCGTCGAAGCCGCACTCGCCGGCGAAACCGGTTGCCGCATACTGCTTCCCGAGGATGCCGATCCGTTCGTGTGGTTGTTCTCCGAGTCCGCCGGCCGGGTCCTGGTGGCCGTGCCGCGCACCGAGGAGTCCCGCTTCGTCGGCATGCTCGACGCCCGGCAGATGCCGTGGACGCGGATCGGCGTCGTCGATCAGGGTAGCGATTCGGTGGAGGTCCAGGATCACTTCTCGGTGACCCTCGACGAGCTGCGTCGGACGTATGAAGCCACGTTGCCCAGCCTGTTCGGCTGA
- a CDS encoding helix-turn-helix domain-containing protein, with protein sequence MTHTVSESDGRGQQTRPDGRSPSPPTARVISVVELLADAAPDALTLAQIVRATGQSRATAHAILTEMADQGWALRHPATGAFGLGPAFVSLAGKAAHADLLGTWGRQVITDLARTLGVPCFLARRLTADTITVAEHCLPTPDSDPVDSRRWFHPGREVRLRPPICREFIAWSAPEVRETWIERAAPASRTRLRLVLDDIRTRGYSIERMSSDHLAMIDALGSLDDVSDALRIRVGDLLSELTVIDYLESELAATTPTEEVGVVTVGAPVFDAAGSVIASVVTCPSTLLTPGELGELAAATIAAAERIGAQLP encoded by the coding sequence GTGACACACACGGTAAGCGAATCCGACGGGCGCGGTCAACAGACCCGCCCGGACGGCCGGTCACCCTCGCCTCCGACGGCACGGGTGATCAGCGTCGTGGAACTGCTCGCCGACGCCGCTCCCGACGCACTCACGCTGGCTCAGATTGTCCGCGCCACCGGTCAATCCCGCGCGACAGCGCACGCGATCCTCACCGAGATGGCCGATCAGGGCTGGGCGCTGCGCCATCCAGCCACCGGCGCCTTCGGCCTCGGGCCAGCCTTTGTCTCGCTCGCCGGGAAAGCCGCGCACGCCGATCTGCTGGGCACCTGGGGCCGGCAGGTCATCACCGATCTGGCCCGCACACTTGGCGTTCCGTGCTTCCTGGCGCGTCGCCTGACCGCCGACACGATCACCGTCGCCGAACACTGCCTGCCCACGCCGGACTCCGACCCGGTCGACTCGCGACGGTGGTTTCATCCGGGACGCGAGGTCCGGCTGCGTCCGCCGATCTGCCGGGAATTCATCGCATGGTCGGCGCCGGAGGTACGTGAGACCTGGATCGAGCGAGCCGCGCCCGCCTCTCGAACCCGGCTGAGGCTGGTGCTCGACGACATCCGGACGCGCGGTTACTCGATCGAACGCATGAGCTCCGACCATCTCGCGATGATCGACGCCCTCGGGTCATTGGACGACGTGTCCGACGCGCTGCGCATCCGTGTCGGCGACCTCCTCAGCGAACTGACCGTCATCGACTATCTGGAATCCGAACTCGCCGCGACCACGCCGACGGAGGAGGTGGGGGTGGTCACGGTCGGCGCACCCGTCTTCGACGCCGCCGGCAGCGTGATCGCCTCGGTGGTCACCTGTCCCAGCACCCTCCTCACGCCCGGCGAACTGGGCGAACTCGCGGCCGCCACGATCGCGGCCGCAGAGCGTATCGGCGCCCAGCTGCCCTGA